The sequence atataaattattaccAGAGTTAGATTATTAAAGATCCATGAACGTACTTAGATTTGAAAAACAATTCACAATACTGGAACAAACAAAAGAACACAAATTCCTTCTGACTAAGTTATGCCAAATATTTGGGGATCACCACATGCCTTTTAGAAGTCTCTTTGTCCAAAATTTACATGATGTTTCCCATATATACCTGGGAGCTGTTTTGTGCAACAAGATCCTGTGTAGATTCGCTTTAACAGGCCAAGTTTAGTTTCATCTATCATTTAATCTCAAATGTCTTGAAATTGCCACACTGGTGCATAAAATCTCAAGAAGCTGTTATGAGATCCTGATCGATTTCTAAGACTGTTAGCGCACATCACATCAGTGCGGAGATGATCTAAGCCCTCCATACCCAGTCTGTCAGAAAGGTTTAGATTCTACTTGATTTTCATCCTCTAGTCTCTTAAACCACAATTCTAGCTTTTCTGACTAAAGAACTGGAGATTTCTTTGACCCGCGATTAAAATTGGAGGtaattaaacaaagaaaaataactgAAATGGAGATGCATGAGCCACTTAAAGATACAGCACTATATTTCTTGACATAGAAGTCGCATACAGAACCTCAGCAGGAAATCATTAttcatgttgagctcatatTGTGCTTACTTGATTAAGCCTAGAGTACCATTTGGGTTacattttccccctttccaGCATATGGACTAAATTCTTATAACTTCTGGGGCAAGGATTTAAGATTTAAGTTTGTAACCTTGTTGCTACTGAGTAAGCTTTAGTTCCATTCAATCTTATAAGTGAACATTTACAACACAACATACATGATAAAAGATgtcaaaaactaataaaaatctcaaaaagaaaaagacgcTTTTCAAAAGTAAATCAGATGAAGACAATGGTGGAGATGTAAGAATTACCAGTAAGAGATTGGAAGCAATGGAGATCAAACGTATCAGCTTGAAGGAGTTCGATACCAGCGCAACCATTAACTGGGGACAACTGCTGAGAGATAGCGTGCATAGAATGCCACAGACTAGCCAATCTCAAACTATCATTTGTGTCCATTTTTCCAGCAGAACCATAATCCTAAGGAATCTTACACACCCATTAAAACCACAAAATAAAACGACTTAAGCTGAAAAGTGTTGGAATTTGAATTCACCTTGCAGAAGATAAGCCCTCCTGATTTATTGATGATGTAAAGGCTGTAAATAGCTGCCATTTATATTGAATCCTTCTGTTTCTTGATCTGAATGAATTCAATTTACAATTTCAGTAATTTTTTGGGATGTTTGACCAACTGAAGAAGAATTGCTTAAAAAGCTACCCTCACTTGAAGAAATTACGACAGATGAAGTCAGGGAATTATCAGCTTCTCAGCATAGGTATCTAGATATTTGATCAGGTGAGCTTTATAATACAAGCATAGAAATTGAAGACAAGTATCTTGATTTGCTGGCACAAGCAGAACTTAATCTGAACAAGAAACAATGGGCAATTGGACCTATTCTGCCTACTAAACTCGATCATATCTCAAATAGGAACGATATATGATTGGAGTGGCTTAACAAACAACCTCCAAGCTCAGAGCTTTATATATCTTTTGGGACAACAACATCAATTTCCGATAGAAAAATCAAGGAGCTCGCCATGGGATTAGAACTAAGCAAACAGAAGTTCATATGAGTGTTGAGAGATGCCAATAGAGGAGATATCTTTACCGGGGAAGATAGAAGGGTAGAGCTTCCAGAAGGGTTGGAGGAGAGATTAAAAGATGAAGGCTTAGCGTAACAGAATGGGCACCACAACCAGAATCTTGGCTCGTACATCCACAGGCGGGTTCATGAGTCACTGTGGATGGAATTCTTGTATAGCGAGTATTACTATGGAAGTGCCTATAGCTGCTTGGACTATGCATTCTGACCAACCAAGAAATGGTTTCTTGGTGACGGAAATGTTGAAAATAGGCCTGATTGTGAGGGAGTAGGAGAAACGCGAGGAGCTAGTAAGTGCATCCATTATTTAGAACGTTGTGAGGAAGTTGATGGCATCAGAAGAAGGTGATGTAATTAGGAAAAGAGCAGAAGAAATGGAAGAAGCCTTACAGCGCACTACAGAGTTGGAAACTTTCATCACGCATATCACAAGATCGACTTGTTTTTCACAAGAATTTTCAAGGATTTCGGTTACTTCTCATATTCATTTAAGTTAACCTGTCACTTATCTGGAACTTTTAAGTGAGATGATTGCTTTGTAATCCTCTCTTGACATATAACTAGCCAGACTACAGGGTTTTATCCATATGTACATTAGACTGTTTTATCACAAAAGACTTTGTTCATAGATTCCTATGTCCTTCGAAAGGTTTTCTACGAAACAGTTTTGATACTTGTCCTCTAAAACTTCTTAGGAACACACATGGTCAAATTTTTAACCAATATGCTTGAACTTGTAATATTGCTAGAATCCTTTTACATATATGTTGCAGAATTGCACCCTTTCTTTGAGGTAGTATAATTTCTTAGACATATGAAGCAGAGTGTGTTACAAAATGTCAAAATCATATTAAAGAACCACACTTGACAAAATAAGGTACTCCTTGAGACCAAAAAGATGTATGTTTTCTGCTATTCTGTAATACTGGAGCATTACAAGATCATTTAAGAAAGTTTTGGCATGAACTTGTATGAACTGAAAACAGAAATTGCGAACAAGTATTCAAAGAACTTGAAAATAGTGTTGGAGGTGTTACATGCTTCTTTCTGCACTGTTGACTTATGAGACTTGTGTTATGATTACCAAATGGTTTCAAATGCTTAAACTTCTTGtcttttaatatatgaattggTTCGCCTACTGGATTAGGGTATAGATGTCATCACGACTTagataaaataatagtattattaGGTATCATTTGGTTGGAAactgggataacttatcccatcaccGTGGTATAAatggtgggataagttatcTAAAATATGGCCACCAAAGAAAACACCAAAATTTTCTTGATCCGAATGAATTCAATTTTCTGAAAAACATACAGAATATTGCACTTCTATACCAATTTCCGAAAAGAAGTAACAACAACAAACCCagtaaagaagtaaaaagaacgTTCTTGATCTCTAGCAAGAAAAGATTACAGCCAATTTTTCCTGGATACaaagaacacaaaaaaaaaaacacaacaatgacaacaactaCCTACTATGCCTCTAACCCTAGTTAGTTGGTTTGTTATAAGACTCGTTAAAAGGCAAGAAAGAACATACGCATATCAAAAAAACAGGAAAGAATTGTTACTGATCTCTGATTTTAACGAGTTGATCTAAGTTAGATTGAGTAGACAAGTTGATGTGAGGGGTAAAAATATTCAAACCCTAATTAGACAGGCAGAGATGAGGAGAGTATACCTGAATTCAGATGCAAATTCGGGCAGTCCAAGCTCTGTACGGAGGAGGATggacaaaaaggaaaagagagaaataatTTTGCATAAATAGAGTTTGGGAATGAAAaagatattaataaaaaaaactaaaaagaaaaagttatttattaatgtatatataaaatataatgcggTGAACGTGGATCGAACACGTGACCTTCAGATCTTCAGTCTGACGCTCTCCCAACTGAGCTATCCCCGCTTTGCgatatatttaagaaaattaactatattaaatcattaacatgagaattatttttgtttaaacaaacttattttattttgtttttaccGAACAATGTTTCTCTTATTTGGTCAGTAATTAGGGCCATGGTTGATAAAAGGTTTggttttgtcattttttttaatttatattttcgtAAGAGActtaatttttatatcaaagaaatttgaaataaatattaaattttttcaatttgtaGTGATTATAAGAGATCATTTTTACcttttagaagaagaaaattagattTACTCGACTGGATTGTCATGTTCTCACTTATACTATTCTAGTACAATTATAAAGAgttatgcaaaaataaaaataaagaaagcaGTCATTGATTTTATGGAGCTTGTGGGAAGTCAGAGTAATTAATGTtggaataataaataaaattgtgaaAGCTATCACTTTGTACCATGCGAAGAAAGAGTTTAAGGAATGGAGGAGTGTCAATTTAGGAATCGAGActattgttgttgctgcaaAAATGATTACTAAATGGGAACGAGTGATCTCTGCTTGACATAATTAAATGTAATATTGATGCAGCCTTACGATATCAACTATTAGTTGGCGGGGATAGACATGATGTTACGCGATCATTTGATCAATTTATTGCTGGAAAAATTTGTTTCTTGGTTGTGTGGCTAGCCCGTTGTTAGCCGAGATCACAGGGTGCGTGAAACTCTAGTTGGCTAAAGAAACGGTTCATTAGGAACGAAATTAGTAGTGGGAAGTGATAAGCTATTTGTGAAGCAAGCTCCGGAAGAAATTAAGTGAATTACTCTTATTttgattctttattttttaatcgtAAAACTCTTATCAAAGAGTtgtcttttctttctttgttcGGTTGTTAAGAAATCAACAATCATATTGCTCATTGTCTTGCTAAAACATCTGTTTCTATATCTGGTTCGATGGAGTGGGATACTAACCATTCATCTCTCATTATCGATATactcattttcatttgaatatgacgaaagaacaatttttaaaaaattagaagtggatttatgatttcaaaataaaaaaattattacctATTAACTAAGATAAAATAGTATAAATCTATAATcaacattttaaagaaaataaagacataaaagaaaaaagctTCCAACGGTGCAATTAAATAAAGGCCATTGAATTTCTGCCGCCCGTCGGCGAGTTGCGAGTATGGTTGTTGGAAGGGAAAGTATATATACGTGGAAAATAAGCAAAGAACGTGGCCATGGCTGAATCTTGTATCTTTGCATAATTAATTTGTACTTGCTATAATAATCTGTCTCACAAGCTGAATTTGTACTATACTTCTCTGCCGCATTTCATCGAACAGTTGAAAGATTATGGCGGTGAAGGACAAAAAGCCATCAGTAGAGATCAACAATCTCAAGTTCACCTATCCTGGTATAGATGGACATCCGCCTCCCGGATCTACCCCTTTGATAGATGATTTCAACCTTACCCTTTATCCTGGTGATCGATGCCTTCTTGTCGGATCTAATGGCGCAGGTTCTAATTCTATTTCCATTCCGCacattgaaaatttgaattactCTCTTTAGTATAATCAAGAATTCTAAAGGGGTTGTTTTAAACTTGTTTCTCGTTCCTGCTATCCCCAATTCCGAATTTTTAGGGTGCCTTTTGGCTTTGGTGTTGACGAAATTGTCTTTTCGTGGAAAAGAAGTTGTTTTTTTAATGATGTTTCCACCATTTGATAAGATATAGAAGGTGTGCTAACCCAGGATAATTGTATAATGTACATGATAAGGTACAAGGATAGTGTTTTGAGATATTCTTTTTTAGTGTTAAAGGTTGACAACAATGTTTAGATGTCTGTTGTGGTGAGTAAGAATTGTCATATTTGTACAGAAAAATGAGTTGCCTTCATAAAGGGAGAGGATGTCATCTTGCTTATTTTGCTAGAAAATTGTAGAAAACATAGCCAACCAAACACTGTATAAACATTTTTTGCCCTAAGGCATTCCCTTAATAGGAGGTTTTATTGAGATCTGAGAGACATGTTCTTTTGATAGGGAAGACTACAATCCTGAAGATATTGGGAGGAAAGCATATGGTAGAACCAGACATGGTCAGAGTGCTTGGAAGATCTGCATTTCATGACACTGCTTTGACGGCTTCTGGAGACCTCAGTTATCTTGGTGGAGAGGTGTCTCTTCTCTTGCTTTGCTCCTTCACTATCTCTTcatagtttattatattttgaggaCTGTTACCTTATTTAGTTTGTTAATTGCATGTCTTGGAACTTGGTAGTGTCATCTTATGTAACAATTCAATAAATTCCAGCAGCACTAAGTGCTCTTCTGTTATGTTTAACTAAAGGTTAAGTTCTTGCTTAGTTGGAGTTCTATTTGGAATCAGCTTTAAAATTCAATCTCTGTAACATGGCTCTCATTTATTTGTTGCTAGTTTCTACATGTAATATGGTACTTCTCAAGAAGATTTTAGTTATAGAAGTACTATGCTATGACAGTGCTAACATCTTGTTTACGCTTGATTAAACCTGTTTCCTGAAATGACAAACATGCGACATCTTttaaatgaacttgtgaatTTGGAAATTGATTACCGAAGTAGAAAACTAAGTTCTGCTGTGCTATCTGTTTTGCAGTGGAGGAGGGAAGTTGCGTTTGCTGGATTTGAGGTGCCTATCCAAATGGATGTTTCTGCTGAGAAAATGATTTTTGGGGTTCCAGGAACTGATCCACAAAGACGAGACGAACTAATTAAGGTACAGATAAAACTGAGCAATTGTTATATGCTTGAAATTCTAGAAAGTCCCATGGGCAACTCaaaaagaatgtaacatatATTCTGCTAGTGTTTGATGTAAACTTATAAAGGTATAGACGACCATATGCTAAAGCCTGGAAATATTATCTCTCTTATTCTTCTTACTAATTTACCAGGCTTAATCAGAATTCTGTCTCTCATGACAAGTAGGAGTGCTCTAAATTTGTACCATGATAAAAATTGCTAATGGGAATAAATCAATACACACAAACATGCACGGCAAACTACGGAAGGAAGTTTAAACCTCTTAACCTTTTCGGGCGGGTGTTACCTTTTACAGTAAATTATCTTCGATAAAAGCTGATTGTGGTGAACTCATTTATGCAAACAACTAAATCAGCATATGTTAATATTCTTAATCTTATGTTTATGAAGGTTCTTGGTATCGATCTGTCCTGGAGAATGCACAGATCATCCGATGGGCAAAGAAGAAGAGTGCAGATATGTATGGGTCTTCTGAAACCATTCAAGGTATATCTGTAAATACCTTCACCAAGTGAAAAGCATTATCTTTTAACTGTTACAGATTACTTGAAGAAAATGTTGACACAAGATAGAACCCTGCTTGTCTAGGTACTACTTCTCGATGAGATAACAGTTGATCTAGATGTTCTTGCAAGGGCTGATCTTTTGAAATTTCTGATCAAAGAATGTGAAGAGCGAGGCGCTACAATAATTTATGCAACACACATTTTTGATGGTCTTGAGAATTGGCCTTCTCATTTAGTAAGAGCTGATCTTACTTACCTCTTGCTTTATCTTTGGATCTTGAGATAAATACCTATTAGAAGGTCTGAGACAACCCAATTGAAGTAATTTTTAGAAATTGAGAATCAGAACATGCATAACCCAATATCATCATACTTACATCCCTTTTCAAGTTTGCATTTGTTCCTTTGAAGGATTCCTCGAAAAGTTAAGGATTAGcttcttaaaaaattaacaaactGATGGTTAGAATAATTGTTTTATTTGCAGATTTATGTGGCTCATGGGAAGCTGCAATTAGCAATGCCAATGGATAGGGTGAAGCAGATCAGCAATTTATCACTAATGGTAAGTTCTGGTGTATTAAGAAAATGTGAAATCCAAAATAGAACCTCATTCGGGTTTTCTTTGAAACTCAAACATGTTTCCTCTCATACTCTTAGCTAGAGGTCCACATCGATAGATGATCTGATTTTATCTAATACCTGGACATTATGACTGAATCATATGATATATACTGTGGCAATTTATCTCATTTGGACTTTGCATGGTTGTTCTACCTGGATATACAGAGGACAGTAGAGAGATGGCTGAGGAAAGAAAGAGACGAGGAGAGGCAACGAAGGAAAGAGAGGAAGGCAAAGGGCCTTCCTGAATATGAAAAACAAGTTGAGGGCACTCGAGTGGTAGGGGGAGATCCAGGTCGTGCTGCTGGTCGTCCATTAAACAATGGTTGGGCTGGTGGAACACTACATTCTACTATTGCGGGCGAAGAAAATTTTTTCTTAAGCTCAAACCGTGTTCTAAGATAAAGAGAACCGATGCACACTTCTTTGGAACTGGTGTCAACGTACTTTACCATTTCATTCTTTCTGGTCAGATAACCATGAAACTAGGActaataaagttttaaatttgtaGATTAGAATTATTTCTGTTTATTTGGTTTGTATACGTATCTCCTATTTTCTATATGCTCTTGTTGGGACTAAAAAGTTGGTGTAATCTCACAAATTGAATAGGTTAAATTGTTGTAAACACATTGCGAGCCCAAATGTTTTTCCAAGTTGTGATTGAATTCATATCATGCTTCTATAGAACATCTGTACGATTTTGTGTTAATTACGAGCAAGTCGACCAAAAGTTTGAATTATGGAGAAGAATGAGTATTAAGGATAATTTAAGACACAActcatataaaagtaaaatgaagtaagcGGGGGATTAGATTAAATTATAGAGTATAAATGCTAACAATGGGAAGTTTTAGGAAGGTGTTGTGCTATTGCTAGAATCCTACCAAAGTGGAAGACAAGCTTTCTATGCTATTGATATATGAGGGTAAATATGATGGCCAAAATATATACACAATCAAgagtacaacaacaacaaaaatgagGTTACACTGGATGATTTGATGGGTAAGTGCACAAGTAATGTCATACGATTATTCAGAGTCGAACTAATTCAGGTTGACGGCAGATCAGACACTAGCAGTTTCGTGTTTGTTAAAGTTATATCAGATGCTCAGAAAGCTTAGACATTATTGAACGTCATTTGTTATAGAGTTAGACTTTGCAAGGCCTATACTTAACCAAACAAAAAGTTCCAACTGAAATTTTGGTTAGTTGAGATAGCACAAGATATAGTAAAGACCTGCTCACCATCAGTATAGAAAAGCTTCACTAACTAAAACATACGAACACTGGGCGAGAACATCAAGTCTTTAGTTAAAACAAAATGCCAAAAGCAGAGTCATTGAGAATATGTAAACCCAGAGTATAAAATATTACATGAATTCAACTAAAGTTACTGTAAAGCAACATTCTtttaaagaaaggaaaatgtactgaaaaaaaaaataatactgatAAGTGGATCCATCTCGCATGGTGCACAAGTGTTCTAGACATTGTTGAAGTCTATATTGACAAAAATATAGCTGCAAAAATCTTGGATCTCATGTTCAACCCTGCAAAAACAAGGTCATTGGATGATTAGAGCAAATTTAAGAATCAAATTAAAGCTAATCTGATAATGGCTCCATACCTTGTTTGCAATGTTGTTTGAGAGCCAGTCAAGCCCCTCATACAACCCTTCTCCAGAGGTAGCACATGTGCTCTGAATGTACCTGTTATAGAAAGTCATAGATTCAGCATTTGGTAGCACATACAAGCCCTATCAATCTCCAGCACCATGCTAAATAAGCACATATACTTGAACATCTTACAAATAAGGTAACACAAAATAGTACATACCAGTGACGCTGACGGAGGGAGTGCAAACCAAGCTTGTCGGTAATCTCAGCAGCATTCATAGCATTTGGAAGATCTTGCTTGTTGGCAAACACAAGCAGCACAGCATCCCTCAGTTCATCCTATGCATAAATTGcaaaattcattcaaaataaaGTATGAGTGAAAGGAACCAACTCCAAGATGCTAACTAAGAACAGAAAGTTGCTATACAGATCATTTCAGACTTTCAAGTGCCCCACGGGCCCATTTCCGGATGTATCTTGTGTATGCACCACCAGACATGGGCCTCCCCAAGACACAATATAATCTTAAATGAAAGAACGAGGGTGCGTGCTGCATACCTCATTCAACATGCGATGCAGCTCATCCCTAGCCTCAACAACACGATCACGATCATTACTATCAACCACAAAGATAAGTCCTTGTGTGTTTTGGAAGTAATGCCTCCACAATGGTCTGATCTGGAAGTGCAAGAAAATTGACAAGGAACAACAGAGGACAATAAGTATGTCAATATCCGAAAGACATGCCATACAAGTCATTGCATATCTGCAGATTTTAGATAACTATGTACTTGATAGCAGCAGAGCACGCTACATTTAGAATGATACAGAACAAAATATCATATCTTGGTTTTATATTTCTGTTATTCTGGTGATTATGAACATTTagtgaaaaattagaaaaataagcatgatgaatcTGAAATACTAGtaagagaaagaaaatataattccAAAACCACAAATGCTCTTTCTATAACTTGCAAGTTTAAGTAAGGTTAGTGTGAAGTCAGCCAAACTCAAAGTAGAAGAACTTGCAATCATCTTCTCATATCAGATACTGAAAAGAGCATAGCACTTTGGTTTAAGACACTAAGTACCTTGTCCTGACCCCCGACATCCCAGACAGTGAAGCTTATGTTCTTGTATTCAACGGTCTCCACATTGAATCCTGATAAACAAAGAGTTGTTGCAAATAACATTAAGAGCAGTAGCTTGAATCACTCCAAATAAGACAGACGTGTCAGCAGAACAACCATGCTGCTAAAAAAAGAGGACATAATTGTGGTGCATAGCTGTTTGCAGCAGCAATTGCATCTagattattaaatatataatgaaacAGAACATCAGACGTCTTGAAGGGTTTCTTATATATTACTACATGCTGAAGATGGAAGTTTGGCATGCTCTGAATCATCAACAAATATTCGGTAAATCTCTTAAATATATAGTTTGCTGAAGAAAATGACCAACGAAACCTTATGACCAAGTGTTTTCTATGTCGCTGTTTGAAGTTAAGCTCTCTTTACAGTTTTAAAACTGGTCATAGAAGGTTATCCCTGCAGTTAGACGGTGCGATTTTGATTTGCCACTAGGTTCTAGTGAGATAATGTCAGTCTGCAGAAAGAAGGAATGCTAGCAAGTATATTGCTGAAGAATCAGTTAGATTTGTATTTTTCTGGGGTCATAGTTGATAGCTTCTGtttaaagtaataaatttttctGACAACAAAATAGTTTTGATTGGTGGCTTGTCTGGTTTGGAATTTAATTGGTGGTTAAAATCAATGTGTTCAACAAGCTCTACTACTATATAGTATTCCATTGGAGACTACTGCAGAAACTCTGCAATACTATGATCGGGCAACGGATGTTGTGGGGATGGCGTGTGTCTTGTACATGACTTCCATTGTTCATATCAAAAGTGTGTAATGGAGGGATGAAGCCAGCTCACTTACGAAATTCTAAGGATGATTTGTGTTCACGTGGGTACTTCAGGATACTTAAGGGTGTAGCTTAAATTGTGTGTTTTATATATAGATGTTTAGGCAGAAACTACTcataacaaaaacacaatgaCAGTGATACGACAATAGCGATATATCAGTCCTGCAAGCAATAAAACATGTATAGTACAACACACAAGATAAATTACCAATGGTAGGAATAGTGGTAACAATCTCTCCCAGCTTGAGCTTGTACAATATGGTGGTTTTACCAGCTGCATCAAGACCAACCATCAGAATACGCATCTCCTTCTTGGCAAACAGCCGGCTGAAAAGCTTCCCGAATGATAAACCCATCTTTTTTCAATGCCTGTCAGGACCAAAATTAAGATTCAAATTACCACACAAATTCACCCGTTAAGCTTAAGCCAACAGATTAGGTTACATAAATGCACAATCATGAACAAAATTATGATCTCAAGCCAACAAAAATCCAAATTATGGTGTCTGATCTTCAGGCTTCATTTTCGATGCATTAGATGTATCAAAAAAAACAACTGTTGGATCCTTTTCAAAAGATCTCATCATAAATTTCAATTATCCATGAGAGATCCATCGTAACAGGTTTAAAAATCGAGAGAATCGAGGACCAATCAGATCCTGCTTACTAACATAACTAATAAAAATTCGGAtccagaagaagaagaacccaaatcaaaatccaaaaagaaagaagaaccCAAATCAAAAAAGCAtacataaaaatacaagaaatcaAAGAAAGATGAAAACTTTATCAAATTCCCAGATCTAAAAGGCCAAATTCCAGATCTCCAATTCAGTAAACTTTTCAATGAAGAAAGAGATACATAAACTTTGTCAAAATCAATTGTTATGAACCAAATCgacgtgtgtgtgtgtgtgtgaaagaGAGATGTAATTCAACGGGGGAAAGAGAGATCTTACAATGATGAAGAAGGAatcaaagagagagagagagagagggcaGTAGATCTAGAAAAAGACTGCCCTTTGTATAATTGACAAGAAATGGGAACCTTTGGATGTTCTCTTGTTGTTTTAGAAGCCTCTAATATTTTAATGTCAACCCTATTATTAAATTGTcacaatttt comes from Solanum pennellii chromosome 1, SPENNV200 and encodes:
- the LOC107009717 gene encoding trafficking protein particle complex subunit 4 gives rise to the protein MAAIYSLYIINKSGGLIFCKDYGSAGKMDTNDSLRLASLWHSMHAISQQLSPVNGCAGIELLQADTFDLHCFQSLTGTKFFVVCEPGTLHMEFLLKYIYELYTDYVLKNPFYEMEMPIRCELFDINLSQAVQKDRVALLGR
- the LOC107022294 gene encoding ABC transporter I family member 20, which produces MAVKDKKPSVEINNLKFTYPGIDGHPPPGSTPLIDDFNLTLYPGDRCLLVGSNGAGKTTILKILGGKHMVEPDMVRVLGRSAFHDTALTASGDLSYLGGEWRREVAFAGFEVPIQMDVSAEKMIFGVPGTDPQRRDELIKVLGIDLSWRMHRSSDGQRRRVQICMGLLKPFKVLLLDEITVDLDVLARADLLKFLIKECEERGATIIYATHIFDGLENWPSHLIYVAHGKLQLAMPMDRVKQISNLSLMRTVERWLRKERDEERQRRKERKAKGLPEYEKQVEGTRVVGGDPGRAAGRPLNNGWAGGTLHSTIAGEENFFLSSNRVLR
- the LOC107003338 gene encoding ADP-ribosylation factor 1, giving the protein MGLSFGKLFSRLFAKKEMRILMVGLDAAGKTTILYKLKLGEIVTTIPTIGFNVETVEYKNISFTVWDVGGQDKIRPLWRHYFQNTQGLIFVVDSNDRDRVVEARDELHRMLNEDELRDAVLLVFANKQDLPNAMNAAEITDKLGLHSLRQRHWYIQSTCATSGEGLYEGLDWLSNNIANKG